A region from the Devosia lucknowensis genome encodes:
- a CDS encoding aspartate kinase, giving the protein MARIVVKFGGTSVASVERIRNAARHVKREVEAGNEVAVVVSAMSGKTNELVGWVNEASKFHDAREYDAVVASGEQVTAGLMAIVLSEMGIQSRSFAGWQVPIHTDDAHGAARITDIDPTELDKRMADGWVPVITGFQGVSPHGRITTLGRGGSDTSAVAVAAAVKADRCDIYTDVDGVYTTDPRIVPKARRLTKISFEEMLEMASLGAKVLMIRSVEMAMAHKVRLTVRSSFDDPDAPQIAPDGTPGVPGTLVCDEEEIMEKQIVSGVTLAKAEAKITLRDVKDNPGVAAAIFGTLADKGIIVDMIVQNIADDGATTDITFTVPDSEYDKAVKALEDNGGRFEYARLSGSKGGAKVSVVGVGMRSHAGVASSMFKALADKGINIQLITTSEIKTSVLIDEEYAELAVRALHTYYGLDRQDA; this is encoded by the coding sequence GTGGCCCGTATCGTCGTCAAGTTTGGCGGAACATCCGTCGCCAGTGTCGAGCGCATCCGCAATGCGGCGCGCCACGTGAAGCGCGAGGTCGAAGCCGGCAACGAAGTTGCCGTCGTGGTTTCGGCCATGTCGGGCAAAACCAATGAACTCGTGGGCTGGGTCAACGAAGCCAGCAAATTCCACGACGCGCGCGAATACGACGCGGTGGTCGCTTCGGGCGAACAGGTCACCGCCGGGCTCATGGCCATCGTGCTTTCGGAAATGGGCATCCAGTCGCGCAGCTTTGCCGGCTGGCAGGTGCCGATCCACACCGACGATGCGCACGGTGCGGCGCGGATCACAGATATCGATCCGACCGAGCTCGACAAGCGCATGGCGGATGGCTGGGTCCCCGTGATCACCGGCTTCCAGGGCGTTTCTCCGCATGGGCGCATCACGACGCTCGGGCGCGGAGGCTCGGATACCTCGGCCGTAGCGGTGGCCGCCGCCGTCAAGGCGGATCGGTGCGATATCTATACGGATGTGGACGGCGTTTACACGACCGACCCGCGCATCGTGCCCAAGGCTCGGCGCCTCACCAAGATTTCCTTCGAGGAAATGCTGGAAATGGCCTCGCTCGGCGCCAAGGTGCTGATGATCCGCTCGGTGGAAATGGCCATGGCGCACAAGGTGCGTCTCACCGTACGCTCCAGTTTCGATGACCCGGACGCGCCGCAGATCGCGCCCGACGGCACGCCCGGCGTTCCGGGCACTCTCGTCTGCGATGAGGAAGAGATCATGGAAAAGCAGATCGTTTCGGGCGTGACGCTCGCCAAGGCCGAGGCCAAGATCACCCTGCGCGACGTCAAGGACAATCCCGGTGTCGCCGCTGCCATCTTCGGGACGCTGGCCGACAAGGGCATCATCGTTGATATGATCGTGCAGAACATCGCCGATGACGGCGCCACCACAGATATAACCTTCACCGTGCCCGACAGCGAATACGACAAGGCCGTCAAGGCGCTGGAAGACAATGGCGGGCGCTTTGAATATGCGCGCCTGTCCGGCTCGAAGGGCGGGGCGAAGGTCTCGGTCGTCGGCGTGGGCATGCGCAGCCATGCCGGTGTGGCTTCCTCGATGTTCAAGGCCCTTGCCGACAAGGGCATCAATATCCAGCTGATCACGACGTCGGAAATCAAGACCTCGGTTCTGATCGATGAAGAATATGCCGAGCTTGCGGTTCGCGCTTTGCACACCTATTACGGTCTGGACAGACAGGACGCCTGA
- the ptsP gene encoding phosphoenolpyruvate--protein phosphotransferase, giving the protein MVTTIGGPRVLLRQLRETMAEPLASQARLDKIVDLIADNMRADVCSFYVLRDDGALELFATHGLKAESVHLTTLRLGEGLVGLIAAEAEPLSLDDAPTHPGFAYRPETGEDRYNSFLGVPVLRAGQTLGVLVVQNAERRHYGEDETEAMLTTATILAEMIATSDFDNLIKPGSDIDLRRPRMFNGVSFTDGIALGKVVLHDPRVVVTNFIADDTDAEKQRLDAALETMRVSIDAMLDHGDMAGGSDHREILETYRMFANDRGWVNRLMEAIDNGLSAEAAVERVQNDTRARMLRQTDPYIRDRLHDLDDLANRLLRVLTNTSQPAQRELPDNAILVARNMGPAELLEYDRTKLRGVVLEEGGATAHVAIVARSLGVVAVGQAQSIVSMCETGDDIIIDGSAGQVHLRPTPEVEQTYVDKVRISAKRRAHYAALKKKPSVTRDGVEITLLHNSGLVADLPMLDDTGAAGVGLFRTELQFMIASRLPRLREQADLYAEAMAIAGDRPIVFRLLDIGGDKVLPYLRATAEENPAMGYRSIRLGLDRPGLLRTQVRALLQAANGRALKVLVPMVTETFEFVLTRQVIDKEVERMKRAGLPVPSRLEVGAMVEVPSLLFELDQILPEADFVSIGSNDLVQFLTAADRANPRVSKAYDPIALPRLRAIRLVVDAAARHNVPVTMCGELAGKPMEALALMAIGMTRLSMGPASIGPIKEMILNLDLKPIQDAVAAALSVGADGLTIRKLLTQWVGKQNLPMG; this is encoded by the coding sequence ATGGTCACGACCATTGGCGGCCCACGGGTGCTGCTGAGGCAATTGCGCGAGACGATGGCGGAGCCGCTGGCTTCGCAGGCACGTCTCGACAAGATCGTCGACCTGATCGCCGACAATATGCGGGCCGACGTCTGCTCGTTCTACGTGCTGCGCGACGACGGCGCGCTCGAGCTGTTCGCCACCCACGGCCTCAAGGCCGAATCGGTCCACCTCACGACGCTTCGCCTCGGCGAGGGCCTGGTCGGCCTGATCGCAGCCGAAGCCGAGCCGCTTAGCCTCGACGATGCGCCCACCCATCCCGGCTTTGCCTATCGCCCGGAAACTGGCGAAGACCGGTATAATTCCTTTCTCGGGGTGCCGGTGCTGCGGGCCGGCCAGACGCTGGGCGTGCTCGTCGTGCAGAATGCCGAGCGCCGCCACTACGGCGAGGACGAGACCGAAGCGATGCTGACCACGGCCACAATCCTGGCCGAGATGATCGCTACCAGCGACTTCGACAACCTCATCAAGCCGGGGTCCGATATCGACCTCAGGCGGCCTCGCATGTTCAACGGCGTCAGCTTCACCGACGGAATCGCCCTGGGAAAAGTGGTCCTCCACGACCCGCGCGTCGTCGTGACCAATTTCATCGCCGATGACACCGATGCCGAAAAGCAGCGGCTCGACGCGGCACTCGAGACCATGCGCGTGTCGATCGATGCCATGCTCGACCATGGCGACATGGCCGGCGGCTCGGACCACCGCGAGATTCTCGAAACTTACCGCATGTTCGCCAATGACCGTGGCTGGGTGAACCGGCTCATGGAGGCGATCGACAACGGATTGTCGGCGGAAGCGGCAGTCGAGCGCGTGCAGAATGATACGCGCGCGCGCATGCTGCGCCAGACCGATCCCTACATCCGCGACCGGCTGCACGATCTCGACGATCTGGCCAATCGGCTGCTGCGGGTGCTGACCAATACCAGCCAGCCGGCGCAGCGCGAACTGCCCGATAACGCCATTCTCGTCGCCCGCAACATGGGGCCGGCGGAACTGCTCGAATACGATCGCACCAAGCTGCGGGGCGTGGTGCTGGAAGAAGGCGGCGCGACCGCGCATGTGGCCATCGTGGCGCGCTCGCTGGGCGTCGTTGCCGTGGGGCAGGCGCAGTCCATCGTCTCCATGTGCGAGACCGGCGACGACATCATCATCGATGGTTCGGCCGGGCAGGTGCATCTGCGGCCTACGCCCGAGGTCGAACAGACCTATGTCGACAAGGTGCGCATTTCGGCCAAGCGCCGGGCACACTATGCGGCGCTCAAGAAAAAACCGAGCGTCACCCGTGACGGCGTGGAGATCACGCTGCTGCACAATTCGGGGCTGGTCGCAGACCTGCCGATGCTCGACGATACCGGGGCGGCCGGGGTGGGGCTGTTCCGCACCGAGCTGCAGTTCATGATCGCCAGTCGGCTGCCGCGCCTCAGGGAACAGGCCGACCTCTACGCCGAAGCGATGGCCATCGCCGGCGACCGGCCGATCGTGTTCCGTCTGCTCGATATCGGCGGCGACAAGGTCTTGCCCTATCTTCGCGCGACGGCCGAGGAGAACCCGGCCATGGGTTACCGCTCGATCCGGCTCGGCCTCGACCGGCCCGGCCTCCTGCGCACGCAGGTGCGAGCGCTGTTGCAGGCCGCCAATGGCCGGGCGCTCAAGGTGCTGGTCCCCATGGTCACCGAGACCTTCGAGTTCGTGCTCACCCGGCAGGTGATAGACAAGGAAGTCGAGCGGATGAAGCGGGCGGGCCTGCCAGTGCCGTCGCGGCTCGAAGTGGGCGCCATGGTCGAGGTACCATCGCTGCTGTTCGAGCTCGACCAGATCCTGCCCGAAGCCGATTTCGTTTCCATCGGCTCGAACGATCTCGTCCAGTTCCTGACTGCGGCCGACCGCGCCAACCCGCGCGTTTCCAAAGCCTATGATCCCATCGCCCTGCCGCGTCTGCGAGCCATCCGGCTCGTCGTCGATGCGGCGGCGCGCCACAATGTGCCCGTCACCATGTGTGGCGAGCTTGCCGGCAAGCCCATGGAAGCGCTGGCGCTCATGGCCATCGGCATGACGCGGCTGTCCATGGGGCCGGCCTCGATCGGGCCGATCAAGGAAATGATCCTTAATCTTGATCTCAAGCCCATTCAGGACGCTGTCGCCGCGGCGCTTAGCGTCGGCGCCGACGGGCTCACGATCCGCAAATTGCTCACCCAATGGGTGGGAAAGCAGAACCTGCCGATGGGCTAG
- the prfA gene encoding peptide chain release factor 1, whose product MPSLPQDKLDALETRFQYIEAALSGGASPDELAKLSKEHSDLSEIVGQITAYKKAQRDRAEAETLLKGGDKEMAEMAEAEIEALDEALEGLEQSIRILLLPKDEADEKSIILEIRGGTGGDEAALFAGDLFRMYERYAATRGWKVTVMEESPGEMGGFKEIIANVSGRGVYARMKYESGVHRVQRVPATEGSGRIHTSAATVAVLPEVEDIDIEIRNEDIRIDTMRASGAGGQHVNTTDSAVRITHIPTGIVVTSAMKSQHQNRAQAMIVLRSRLYEMQREERDSARSAERKGQVGSGDRSERIRTYNFPQGRVTDHRINLTLYKLDKVVAGEALDELIEALITENQAAQLAAMEQVN is encoded by the coding sequence ATGCCCAGCCTGCCCCAGGACAAGCTCGATGCGCTCGAAACCCGCTTCCAGTACATCGAAGCGGCACTGTCTGGCGGCGCCAGTCCGGACGAGTTGGCCAAGCTTTCCAAGGAACATTCCGACCTCAGCGAGATCGTGGGCCAGATCACAGCCTACAAGAAGGCCCAGCGCGACCGGGCTGAAGCAGAGACGCTGCTCAAGGGCGGCGACAAGGAAATGGCCGAGATGGCCGAGGCCGAAATCGAGGCCCTCGACGAGGCTCTGGAAGGGCTCGAACAGTCCATCCGCATTCTGCTCCTGCCCAAGGACGAAGCCGACGAAAAGTCCATCATCCTCGAAATCCGCGGCGGCACCGGCGGCGATGAGGCCGCGCTGTTCGCCGGCGATCTCTTTCGCATGTACGAGCGCTATGCGGCGACCCGGGGCTGGAAGGTCACGGTCATGGAAGAGAGCCCCGGCGAAATGGGCGGCTTCAAGGAAATCATCGCCAATGTCTCGGGCAGGGGCGTTTACGCCCGCATGAAGTACGAGAGTGGCGTTCATCGCGTCCAGCGCGTTCCAGCCACCGAAGGATCGGGCCGCATTCACACGTCTGCGGCCACCGTGGCGGTGCTGCCCGAAGTCGAGGACATCGACATCGAAATCCGCAACGAGGATATCCGCATCGACACGATGCGCGCCTCGGGCGCGGGCGGGCAGCACGTCAATACGACGGACTCGGCGGTGCGTATCACCCATATCCCGACCGGCATCGTCGTGACGTCGGCGATGAAGTCGCAGCATCAGAACCGCGCGCAGGCCATGATCGTGCTGCGCTCGCGGCTCTACGAAATGCAGCGCGAGGAACGCGACAGCGCGCGTTCGGCAGAGCGCAAGGGGCAGGTGGGGTCGGGCGACCGGTCCGAGCGCATCCGCACCTATAATTTCCCCCAGGGTCGCGTCACCGATCACCGGATCAACCTCACGCTTTACAAGCTCGACAAGGTGGTGGCCGGTGAAGCGCTGGACGAGCTGATCGAAGCGCTGATCACGGAGAACCAGGCGGCGCAGCTCGCGGCCATGGAGCAGGTCAACTGA
- the prmC gene encoding peptide chain release factor N(5)-glutamine methyltransferase — MDPSIGALWRGWRDVLSRLGFQTAALDAKLLAGHALGLDALGLATREGDAVSDADAALVAALMQRRMSGESVGRIIGMREFYGLPFALSPATLEPRPDTELLVDLALKQLPQGGHLLDLGTGSGCIPIAVLANRKDARGLATDLNPDALAMARANAERNGVADRLDFAQGNWFEALAGEGAQQPMLFSPSPASAGGRVGVSEDAFDLILSNPPYIASSTVDTLSPEVKDFDPRLALDGGPDGLAPYRIIAAEAKAHLSPSGVVLVEIGYDQAGDVAALFEHHAFAGIAVHKDLNGLDRVISAHHLKDK; from the coding sequence ATGGATCCGAGCATAGGCGCGCTCTGGCGCGGCTGGCGTGACGTCCTTTCCCGTCTCGGTTTTCAAACCGCAGCGCTCGATGCCAAGCTGCTGGCCGGTCATGCTCTGGGTCTGGATGCGCTGGGCCTCGCCACGCGCGAGGGAGATGCCGTGTCGGATGCCGACGCGGCCCTGGTTGCCGCCTTGATGCAGCGCCGCATGAGTGGCGAGTCGGTCGGCCGCATCATCGGCATGCGCGAATTCTACGGATTGCCGTTTGCGCTCAGTCCAGCAACGCTCGAGCCACGCCCCGATACCGAACTGCTCGTCGATCTGGCGCTGAAGCAGTTGCCGCAAGGCGGGCATCTGCTCGATCTGGGCACCGGCAGCGGCTGCATTCCCATTGCGGTGCTGGCGAACCGCAAGGATGCGCGCGGCCTCGCAACCGATCTCAATCCCGACGCGCTGGCGATGGCACGGGCGAATGCCGAGCGGAACGGCGTGGCGGATCGGCTGGATTTTGCGCAAGGAAACTGGTTCGAGGCGTTGGCCGGGGAAGGGGCCCAACAGCCGATGCTTTTTTCTCCTTCCCCTGCTTCAGCGGGAGGCCGGGTGGGGGTGTCGGAGGATGCATTTGACCTCATCCTCTCCAATCCCCCCTATATCGCTTCATCCACCGTCGACACCCTCTCACCCGAGGTCAAGGACTTCGACCCCCGCCTGGCACTCGATGGTGGTCCCGATGGGCTTGCGCCCTATCGCATCATCGCCGCCGAGGCGAAGGCCCATCTCTCGCCCTCTGGCGTCGTGCTGGTCGAAATCGGCTACGACCAGGCGGGGGATGTCGCGGCTTTGTTCGAGCATCACGCATTTGCCGGGATTGCCGTTCACAAAGACCTCAATGGCCTTGATCGTGTGATTTCGGCGCACCACTTGAAGGACAAGTAA